One segment of Bacteroides caecimuris DNA contains the following:
- a CDS encoding SusC/RagA family TonB-linked outer membrane protein yields the protein MKSNKKGNHLYACKDTIRRLFFFTLFSLLIVGTYAQNKTVTGTVIDFTGEPVIGASVLVNGTTNGTITDLNGKFTLSNVPAKGMITVTYIGYKKQEISVAGNTNFKITLQEDSETLDEVVVVGYGVQKKSDVTGAMARVGEKELKAMPVKNALEGMQGKTAGVDITSSQRPGEVGNINIRGQRSINAEQGPLYVVDGMVIQNGGIENINPSDIEAIDILKDASATAIYGSRGANGVILVTTKKGKQGKVTLNYSGTVTFETLHDVTEMMSASEWLDYARIAKYNAGSYASAAPTYEADKAAFGSVAASWKNIDQAWSNGNYDPSKVGSYDWASHGKQTGITHEHTLSASGGSDKFQGYASFGYMDQKGTQPGQAYERYTLKTSFDSNPVEWFKMGTSINASYSTQDYGYSFSKSVTGSGDFYSALRSMLPWTMPYDENNEYIRNPNGDVNIINPIRELDYNTNQRRTFRASASMYSQIDFGKIWKPLEGLSYRIQFGPEFQFYTLGIANAADGINGDGNNGAQYKNEQKRAWTLDNLIYYNKTLGQHNLGLTLMQSASAYHYEMGDMRATNVASADELWYNMSSAGTLKAFGTGLTETQMASYMIRLNYGYKDKYLLTASMRWDGASQLAEGHKWASFPSVALAWRMDQEDFLKDVSWLNQLKLRLGVGVTGNAAIQAYATKGAITGLYYNWGQNDSSLGYVPSDPSQKTPAKMANSTLGWERTTQYNVGVDYGFFNNRLTGSIDAYKTKTNDLLLEMTIPSLTGYVSTYSNVGKTSGWGIDLQINAIPVQLKDFSWSTTLTWSMDRNRIDQLSNGRTEDVNNKWFVGEEIGVYYDWVYDGIWKTEEAAEAAKYGRKPGQIKVKDLNNDDTIDANDDKKVVGYVRPRWTGGWSNTFNYKNFELSFFILSRWGFTVPQGAVTLDGRYMQRKVDYWVAGTNENARYYSPGSNGEGADTYNSAMNYQDGSYIKVRNISLGYNFTPQQLGKLGINNLKLYVQAMNPFNIYKACDFLDTDLVNYDNNTKTFGSPTTLKSFVIGVNIGF from the coding sequence ATGAAAAGCAACAAAAAAGGTAATCACCTGTACGCCTGTAAGGATACTATCCGACGGCTATTTTTCTTCACTTTGTTCTCCCTTTTAATAGTTGGAACCTATGCCCAGAATAAAACGGTCACAGGTACAGTTATTGACTTTACAGGAGAACCAGTTATCGGTGCCAGTGTATTGGTCAATGGCACAACCAATGGTACTATAACAGATTTGAATGGTAAATTTACCCTCTCTAATGTACCAGCTAAAGGTATGATAACAGTTACTTATATAGGATATAAGAAACAAGAAATTTCTGTCGCAGGAAATACCAATTTCAAGATTACGCTTCAAGAAGATTCGGAAACGTTGGATGAAGTAGTAGTTGTGGGCTATGGCGTTCAGAAAAAAAGCGATGTGACCGGTGCTATGGCGCGGGTTGGAGAAAAAGAACTGAAAGCAATGCCTGTAAAGAATGCCTTGGAAGGAATGCAAGGAAAAACAGCAGGTGTGGACATCACTTCCAGTCAACGCCCCGGTGAAGTAGGAAATATCAATATTCGCGGGCAACGCTCTATCAATGCCGAACAAGGGCCGTTGTATGTTGTTGACGGCATGGTTATTCAAAACGGCGGTATTGAGAATATCAACCCTTCCGATATTGAAGCTATTGATATTCTGAAAGATGCTTCGGCTACGGCTATCTATGGTTCGCGTGGTGCCAACGGTGTCATCCTTGTCACTACTAAAAAAGGGAAACAAGGAAAAGTTACCTTAAACTATTCCGGTACTGTCACCTTTGAAACATTGCATGACGTAACAGAAATGATGTCTGCATCCGAATGGCTGGACTATGCCCGTATAGCTAAGTATAATGCCGGCTCCTATGCATCCGCCGCTCCGACATACGAAGCTGACAAAGCAGCCTTCGGCAGTGTAGCCGCTTCTTGGAAAAATATCGACCAGGCATGGTCAAACGGTAATTACGACCCTTCAAAAGTAGGTTCTTACGACTGGGCTTCCCACGGCAAGCAAACCGGAATTACCCATGAACATACATTAAGCGCATCCGGCGGTTCGGATAAGTTCCAAGGTTATGCTTCATTCGGCTATATGGATCAGAAAGGTACACAACCCGGTCAGGCTTATGAACGTTATACCTTAAAAACTTCATTTGACTCAAACCCGGTAGAATGGTTCAAAATGGGAACTTCCATCAACGCTTCCTACTCTACCCAGGACTACGGCTATAGCTTCTCTAAATCCGTAACCGGTTCCGGTGATTTCTACAGCGCATTGAGAAGCATGCTTCCATGGACAATGCCTTATGATGAAAACAATGAATACATCCGCAATCCGAATGGTGATGTCAATATCATCAATCCTATTCGTGAACTGGATTATAACACCAATCAGCGCCGTACCTTCCGTGCATCAGCCAGCATGTACTCACAAATTGACTTCGGCAAAATATGGAAACCGTTGGAAGGCTTGTCCTACCGTATCCAGTTCGGTCCTGAATTTCAGTTCTATACATTGGGAATTGCCAACGCAGCCGACGGTATCAATGGCGACGGAAACAACGGCGCACAATATAAAAACGAACAGAAACGTGCATGGACATTAGATAACCTGATCTATTACAACAAGACATTAGGCCAGCATAATCTAGGGTTGACATTGATGCAATCCGCATCGGCTTACCATTACGAAATGGGAGATATGAGAGCTACCAATGTTGCGTCGGCAGATGAGTTGTGGTATAATATGAGTTCTGCCGGTACACTGAAAGCTTTTGGTACCGGTCTGACAGAGACTCAAATGGCATCTTATATGATTCGTTTGAACTATGGTTATAAAGACAAGTACTTATTAACAGCATCTATGCGTTGGGACGGTGCTTCTCAGTTGGCCGAAGGACACAAATGGGCGAGCTTCCCTTCTGTTGCCCTTGCATGGAGAATGGACCAGGAAGATTTCTTGAAAGATGTCAGCTGGCTTAATCAGTTGAAACTCCGTTTAGGTGTCGGTGTCACAGGTAATGCAGCTATCCAAGCCTATGCTACTAAAGGAGCAATCACCGGCCTATATTACAACTGGGGACAAAATGATTCTTCATTAGGTTATGTGCCTTCGGATCCATCACAGAAAACACCGGCTAAAATGGCGAACTCTACTTTAGGCTGGGAAAGAACGACCCAATACAATGTCGGTGTTGATTATGGATTCTTTAACAACCGTCTCACCGGTAGCATTGACGCATACAAGACCAAGACGAACGATTTGCTGTTGGAAATGACTATTCCTTCATTGACCGGTTACGTTTCCACTTATTCGAATGTAGGTAAGACATCCGGTTGGGGTATCGACCTGCAAATAAACGCAATTCCGGTACAACTGAAAGATTTCTCATGGAGTACAACCCTGACATGGTCTATGGATAGAAACCGGATTGACCAGCTATCTAACGGCAGAACGGAAGATGTAAACAACAAATGGTTTGTAGGAGAAGAAATCGGTGTTTATTATGACTGGGTATATGACGGTATTTGGAAAACGGAAGAAGCCGCAGAAGCTGCCAAATACGGACGTAAACCGGGACAAATCAAAGTGAAAGATTTGAATAATGACGATACGATAGATGCTAATGACGATAAAAAGGTGGTAGGTTATGTACGTCCTCGCTGGACAGGCGGTTGGAGCAATACCTTCAATTACAAGAACTTTGAACTATCTTTCTTCATTCTGTCACGCTGGGGATTCACCGTACCTCAAGGTGCTGTCACACTTGACGGCCGCTATATGCAACGCAAGGTTGATTACTGGGTAGCAGGAACAAATGAAAATGCAAGATACTACTCACCGGGCTCTAACGGTGAAGGAGCAGACACTTACAACAGTGCCATGAATTACCAGGACGGTTCGTATATCAAAGTGCGTAACATTTCATTAGGTTACAACTTTACTCCGCAACAATTGGGCAAACTGGGTATCAATAACCTGAAATTATATGTTCAGGCAATGAATCCATTCAATATCTATAAGGCATGTGATTTTCTGGATACCGACTTAGTGAACTATGACAACAATACCAAAACGTTCGGTTCACCCACTACCTTAAAGAGTTTTGTCATTGGTGTCAATATCGGATTCTAA
- a CDS encoding tyrosine-type recombinase/integrase: MANFSIVIVPTKKLSNGRHRIRIAVAHHSQTRYISTQFILDSASQIKNGRVVRHENAANMNACLRKLINEYEEIVTSISYLPAISCTELIRIINYEQKKKGITFQSVAKEYMDFMKGEEREKSYKLYKIASERFIKYMKGDFPLIQLTPLHIQEFANVLHGENLADTTVRIYLTLIKVILNYATKMNYVTYSIHPFILFKMPTSNVRELDLSIDELKRMRDVHLFKPSLLIVRDIFMLTYYLGGINLRDLLAYNFKDKDYMRYIRHKTRNSKKGENETVFTLQPEAKVIIDKYLTKDGYLKFGKYSSYKQIYSLIFRHIGKLSILSGIKKKVTYYSARKTFAQHGYNLGIQIEKIEYCIGHSMKNNRPIFNYIKIMQEHADKVFREILDQLL; encoded by the coding sequence ATGGCGAATTTTTCAATTGTAATTGTTCCGACTAAAAAATTATCAAATGGTAGACATCGAATAAGGATCGCAGTAGCACATCATTCGCAGACTAGATATATATCTACTCAGTTTATTTTGGATTCTGCCAGTCAGATAAAGAATGGTAGAGTTGTCAGACATGAGAATGCTGCGAATATGAATGCTTGTTTACGAAAACTGATAAACGAGTATGAGGAAATCGTTACATCAATCAGTTATTTACCTGCAATCTCATGCACTGAACTGATACGTATTATTAACTACGAACAGAAGAAAAAAGGAATAACTTTTCAATCTGTCGCAAAGGAGTATATGGATTTCATGAAAGGAGAAGAACGAGAAAAATCTTATAAACTTTATAAGATAGCTTCAGAAAGATTCATTAAGTATATGAAAGGGGATTTTCCTTTAATTCAGTTAACTCCTCTCCATATACAAGAATTTGCAAATGTTCTTCACGGAGAGAATTTGGCAGATACTACCGTCAGAATATACCTGACCTTGATAAAGGTAATATTGAATTATGCTACAAAAATGAATTATGTAACTTACTCTATCCATCCTTTCATTCTTTTTAAGATGCCTACAAGCAATGTGCGGGAACTCGATTTATCAATAGATGAACTAAAAAGAATGCGAGATGTGCATCTTTTTAAACCTTCCTTGTTGATAGTAAGAGATATTTTTATGCTTACCTATTATTTAGGTGGTATTAACTTGAGAGACTTATTGGCATATAATTTTAAGGATAAAGACTATATGCGCTATATACGTCATAAAACACGTAATAGTAAAAAAGGAGAGAATGAAACCGTATTTACTCTGCAACCTGAAGCTAAAGTAATTATAGATAAGTATCTGACAAAAGATGGTTATCTGAAATTCGGGAAGTATTCATCTTATAAACAGATATACAGTTTGATTTTCCGTCATATAGGCAAACTCTCAATACTCTCGGGAATAAAGAAGAAAGTTACCTATTATTCCGCCCGAAAAACCTTTGCACAACACGGATATAATTTAGGAATCCAGATTGAAAAGATTGAGTATTGCATAGGGCACAGTATGAAAAACAATCGTCCTATATTCAACTATATTAAAATCATGCAGGAACATGCTGATAAAGTATTTAGGGAGATATTAGACCAGCTATTGTAA
- a CDS encoding fimbrillin family protein, with protein MRKNYVTAAVALLLLAGCSNDIKETDIKFAGEPGAKVSFSAVINNHEANELVTRATETNWELKDSVGITCGTNQVNINYLYEGDSRFAAKGGVAEDIWVLGSDEYDVVAYAPFMGKSGEEQPAVAVSTTSEFQATAKDRAKIDFLFAKSKATSQNPNVKLAFNHIMSRIKLEFQAGEGVELNDITCYLIGLKNTGTFNPNTGETTVSEEPVSLKDDIVWDKIGAEDNYTIQAILLPQKVQGKVTIQARMNGYLYEAEFANLTELKPGYSYNYIIKANKYTDNKYVLNITEETQILGWTNQDNDPITSDPGMANTGTEITNPDWNITEETITSKPVGK; from the coding sequence ATGAGAAAAAACTATGTAACGGCTGCTGTTGCTCTGTTGCTTTTGGCAGGGTGTAGTAACGATATTAAAGAAACAGATATCAAATTTGCCGGTGAACCCGGAGCAAAAGTTTCTTTTAGTGCAGTAATTAATAATCACGAAGCTAATGAACTTGTAACAAGAGCTACGGAAACAAACTGGGAGTTAAAAGACTCGGTAGGTATTACTTGTGGAACCAATCAGGTGAACATTAATTATTTATACGAAGGGGATAGCCGCTTTGCAGCCAAAGGTGGTGTGGCTGAGGATATTTGGGTACTGGGTTCTGATGAATATGATGTAGTGGCGTATGCGCCATTTATGGGAAAATCCGGAGAGGAGCAACCTGCGGTAGCTGTCTCTACAACCAGCGAATTTCAAGCAACGGCAAAAGACCGTGCGAAAATTGACTTTCTGTTCGCAAAGTCTAAAGCTACTTCACAGAATCCAAATGTGAAATTAGCATTCAATCATATCATGAGTCGCATTAAATTGGAATTCCAAGCAGGCGAAGGAGTGGAATTGAATGATATCACGTGCTATCTTATCGGATTGAAAAACACGGGAACTTTCAATCCCAATACAGGAGAAACAACGGTAAGCGAAGAACCTGTTTCATTAAAAGATGATATTGTGTGGGATAAAATAGGAGCAGAAGACAATTATACGATACAAGCTATATTGTTGCCACAGAAAGTTCAAGGAAAGGTTACCATCCAAGCACGTATGAACGGTTATCTTTATGAAGCCGAATTTGCGAACCTGACCGAATTGAAACCGGGATATTCTTACAATTATATTATCAAGGCAAACAAATATACCGATAATAAGTATGTGTTGAATATTACGGAGGAAACACAAATCCTAGGATGGACCAATCAGGACAACGATCCGATTACTTCTGATCCGGGAATGGCTAATACAGGAACTGAGATAACAAATCCTGATTGGAATATTACGGAAGAAACAATTACTTCCAAGCCTGTCGGAAAATAA
- a CDS encoding fimbrillin family protein gives MKVNNYISMLFLAGAAMIASCSQNEELGGDNPDALQGFQISVSDKGFADMDKGETRAVESGYATRFSNGDAIGVFAVKGDVVVEAIRNRQFTMEDGVWVLSDGGDDIEYKGSEFERMKFYAYYPYNKNVIFDPTAVTNPFEEYIKKWTIGADQGEGNYTKYDLMTSTGTVKGDRLKGQIAFDMKHEMALAVVKMPKLTYSFTNGGIDDYLMPIAAGSFTLNNAAATPYYQATTDTYRFLVNPNKEFLVKGTYTGVNEMEYEAKGTLESGTAKMYTIEDKSKINHTLQVGDYFCADGKIVSVDTDESNLPDNVIGIVCYVGNPEPSVTHSDLYTAEVDALRRDFPSCTHGVVLSLKNSLVEETDLHMFHTGKAGTYSDWFTNDEEWAGKFVISNTEKDANKNDAHLVFPALMGYNNTQLLTMCYEGKGSPSTCDWAYRHIMAYRETVAVPSGVTPWYLPSIMCWERVASNMSAINACLKNVNGDAMTSVDNGTNSGHYWSSTQRSAANQWTHGMGGGRYHIICERGSRAGYFRMMLAF, from the coding sequence ATGAAAGTAAATAATTATATATCAATGCTTTTCCTTGCCGGTGCCGCTATGATTGCCTCTTGTTCTCAAAATGAAGAACTGGGTGGAGATAATCCGGACGCTTTGCAAGGATTTCAAATCAGTGTGTCTGACAAAGGTTTCGCGGATATGGATAAAGGTGAAACACGTGCCGTTGAATCGGGTTATGCTACCAGATTCTCAAACGGAGATGCTATCGGTGTGTTTGCCGTCAAAGGAGATGTGGTGGTAGAAGCAATCAGAAACCGACAGTTCACCATGGAAGATGGTGTTTGGGTATTGTCTGATGGAGGGGATGACATTGAGTATAAAGGTTCGGAATTTGAAAGAATGAAATTCTATGCATATTATCCATATAATAAGAATGTGATTTTTGATCCGACCGCAGTGACAAATCCTTTTGAAGAATACATCAAAAAATGGACGATTGGAGCGGATCAGGGAGAAGGAAACTATACGAAGTATGACCTGATGACAAGTACAGGTACTGTGAAAGGCGACCGTTTGAAAGGTCAGATTGCTTTTGACATGAAACATGAAATGGCACTTGCGGTGGTGAAAATGCCTAAGTTGACATACAGCTTTACCAATGGTGGTATAGATGATTATTTGATGCCGATAGCAGCCGGTTCGTTCACCTTGAATAATGCTGCTGCAACTCCTTATTATCAGGCAACAACCGATACATACCGTTTCTTGGTCAATCCTAACAAGGAATTCTTGGTGAAAGGTACTTATACCGGAGTAAACGAGATGGAATATGAAGCGAAAGGTACTCTTGAATCGGGCACGGCAAAGATGTATACTATAGAAGATAAAAGTAAGATTAATCATACGTTGCAGGTAGGAGACTATTTCTGTGCGGATGGTAAGATTGTTTCTGTGGATACAGATGAGAGCAATTTGCCAGACAATGTGATTGGTATTGTATGTTATGTGGGAAACCCTGAACCGAGTGTAACTCATTCCGATCTTTATACCGCAGAAGTTGATGCCTTGCGTCGTGATTTTCCTTCTTGTACGCATGGAGTTGTATTATCTCTAAAAAATTCATTGGTGGAAGAAACCGATCTGCATATGTTCCATACAGGTAAAGCAGGTACTTATTCCGACTGGTTTACTAATGACGAAGAATGGGCAGGTAAGTTTGTGATTTCTAATACCGAAAAAGATGCGAATAAGAATGATGCTCATTTGGTTTTCCCTGCATTGATGGGATATAATAATACACAGTTGCTTACCATGTGTTATGAAGGAAAAGGAAGTCCTTCTACTTGCGACTGGGCTTATCGGCATATCATGGCTTACCGTGAGACAGTGGCTGTTCCTTCAGGAGTGACTCCTTGGTATTTGCCTTCTATCATGTGTTGGGAGCGGGTAGCAAGTAATATGAGCGCTATTAATGCATGTCTCAAAAATGTGAATGGCGATGCCATGACTTCTGTTGATAATGGAACGAATAGTGGACATTATTGGAGTAGTACACAACGCTCTGCTGCCAACCAATGGACACATGGCATGGGAGGCGGAAGATACCATATTATTTGCGAACGTGGATCGCGTGCCGGTTATTTCCGTATGATGCTTGCATTCTAA
- a CDS encoding SusC/RagA family TonB-linked outer membrane protein produces the protein MNKINFIKGTTLPVALFFTMATFAPAWGLQPVSAAVETVQQQNSIKGTVVDSQGEPIIGASVLAEGTTNGTITDIDGVFRINVRPGTKLKISFIGYTDKTVVAKNDIKVILVEDVTALEEVEVVAYGTQKKVTMTGAIASVKGEELTRVSVGSVSNVLGGQMTGLTTVQYSGEPGADAAEILIRGKATWENASPLIQVDGVDRESMNDIDPNEIESISILKDASATAVFGIRGANGVILITTKRGKEGKAKISFTTSASVLMPTKMVEQASSYDYARFHNQMMTGDKKSPMFSDAVIQKFKDGSDPIRFPDIQWADYIMKSATLQSQHNLNISGGTDRVRYFISAGAYTQGGLFSEFNLPYNLSYQYRRFNYRTNLDMDVTKTTTLSLNISGNVNNSDQPRTSQGSSGLIKNMYYATPFSSPGIIDGKLVNATSEIFSDGLQLPFTGTTGMGYYGNGFNQSNNNALNVDVVLNQKLDFLTKGLSFKAKGSYNSSFTVNKIGSGGSVATYTPVLMEDGSIAYRKFGENTDVKYSYSTGKKRDWYMEASFNYNRTFGDHTVTALLLYNQQKEYYPKEYPDIPRGYVGVVGRATYDWKSRYMAEFNVGYNGSENFAPDLRFSYFPAGSIGWVMSEEDFFRPLKSVVSFLKLRASIGLVGNDKIGGSRFMYIPDPYNVGLSDLANRVTTNSSANAWGYAFGVDYGTVALGAREVAKNNPSVTWEKALKQNYGIDANFFDDRLKTTFEYYKERRNDILLRDGTAPGMLGFIAPFANLGSVDSWGWELSFKWNDKIGENFRYWAGINLSYNQNKILEKKEAPQNNLYQYQKGHRIGSRSQFVFWRFYDENTPALYEQTFNRPFPTHENILQNGDAVYVDLNGDRKIDANDASYDYGFTDDPEYMAGLNLGFSWKNLEVSTQWTGAWNVSRMISDVFRQPFYSTSNREQGGLLAYHLDHTWTPENPSQSSEYPRATIENSTNNYATSTLYEKDAKYLRLKTLQVAYNFHFPLMKKLGLNTCQLSFAGYNLWTITPYLWGDPEARATNAPSYPLSKTYTLSLKLGF, from the coding sequence ATGAATAAGATAAACTTTATAAAAGGGACCACTTTGCCTGTCGCTTTGTTCTTCACAATGGCAACTTTTGCACCTGCATGGGGATTGCAGCCTGTTTCGGCAGCTGTTGAGACTGTGCAGCAGCAAAACTCCATAAAAGGAACAGTCGTTGACAGCCAGGGAGAGCCTATAATTGGGGCAAGTGTGCTTGCGGAAGGGACAACCAACGGTACGATTACCGACATTGACGGTGTGTTCAGAATAAATGTACGCCCCGGGACAAAACTGAAAATATCTTTTATCGGTTATACTGATAAGACTGTGGTGGCGAAGAATGATATCAAAGTCATTCTGGTGGAAGACGTGACTGCGCTTGAAGAAGTGGAAGTCGTAGCGTATGGTACGCAGAAGAAAGTGACCATGACCGGTGCTATTGCCAGTGTGAAAGGAGAGGAACTGACCCGTGTGTCGGTAGGTTCTGTTTCCAATGTATTAGGAGGTCAGATGACCGGTTTGACCACCGTGCAATATTCCGGTGAGCCGGGAGCGGATGCCGCTGAAATTTTGATTCGCGGTAAAGCTACTTGGGAGAACGCTTCGCCATTGATTCAAGTGGATGGTGTGGACCGTGAAAGTATGAACGATATCGACCCGAATGAGATTGAATCTATCTCCATCTTAAAAGATGCTTCGGCAACCGCTGTATTTGGTATCCGTGGAGCCAATGGGGTCATTCTGATTACGACTAAGCGAGGAAAAGAAGGAAAGGCGAAAATTTCATTTACAACTTCTGCTTCCGTGCTGATGCCTACCAAGATGGTGGAACAGGCTAGCTCTTATGATTATGCCCGATTCCATAATCAGATGATGACCGGTGATAAAAAATCTCCTATGTTCAGCGATGCTGTGATTCAGAAGTTTAAGGATGGTTCCGACCCGATTCGTTTTCCTGACATACAATGGGCGGATTATATAATGAAAAGCGCTACGCTTCAGAGCCAGCATAATCTGAATATTTCGGGAGGAACGGACAGGGTGCGTTATTTCATTTCTGCGGGTGCGTATACACAAGGAGGACTTTTTAGTGAGTTCAATCTTCCATATAATTTAAGTTATCAATATCGTCGGTTTAATTATCGTACGAATCTGGATATGGATGTCACTAAAACCACTACTTTATCATTAAATATCAGTGGTAATGTGAATAATTCGGATCAGCCGCGTACCAGTCAGGGATCTTCCGGTCTGATCAAGAATATGTATTATGCCACTCCTTTTTCCAGTCCCGGAATCATAGATGGGAAATTGGTAAATGCAACCAGTGAGATTTTCTCCGATGGATTGCAGCTGCCTTTTACCGGAACTACGGGAATGGGATATTATGGTAATGGATTTAACCAGTCTAATAATAATGCACTGAATGTGGATGTTGTTTTGAACCAAAAACTGGATTTTCTGACTAAAGGGCTTTCTTTTAAAGCAAAAGGTTCTTATAACAGTTCTTTTACTGTCAATAAAATAGGTTCGGGAGGGTCTGTAGCCACGTATACTCCCGTATTGATGGAAGATGGAAGTATTGCCTATCGTAAGTTTGGCGAGAATACGGATGTGAAGTATTCATATTCTACAGGCAAGAAACGTGATTGGTATATGGAAGCCAGCTTTAATTATAACCGGACTTTTGGAGATCATACAGTGACAGCTCTGTTGCTGTATAATCAACAGAAGGAATATTATCCCAAAGAGTATCCTGATATTCCTCGTGGATATGTCGGAGTGGTAGGACGTGCCACGTATGACTGGAAGAGCCGTTATATGGCTGAGTTTAATGTGGGTTATAACGGATCTGAGAACTTTGCGCCCGATTTGCGTTTCTCTTATTTCCCGGCAGGTTCAATCGGTTGGGTGATGAGTGAGGAGGATTTCTTCCGTCCGTTGAAGTCGGTGGTGAGTTTCTTAAAGCTTCGTGCCAGTATTGGATTGGTGGGTAATGATAAAATTGGAGGTTCCCGATTCATGTATATTCCTGACCCATATAATGTGGGATTGAGTGACTTGGCAAACCGTGTGACAACAAATTCTTCTGCAAATGCTTGGGGATATGCGTTTGGTGTAGATTACGGTACGGTTGCTTTGGGAGCACGTGAAGTGGCGAAGAACAATCCTTCTGTGACATGGGAGAAAGCATTAAAACAGAATTATGGTATTGATGCCAATTTCTTTGACGACCGCTTGAAAACGACTTTCGAGTACTATAAAGAACGTCGTAATGACATTCTTTTGCGAGATGGAACTGCTCCGGGAATGCTTGGATTTATTGCTCCGTTCGCTAATTTAGGAAGCGTGGACAGTTGGGGATGGGAACTTTCTTTCAAGTGGAACGATAAGATTGGTGAGAATTTCCGTTATTGGGCAGGTATTAACTTGTCTTACAACCAAAATAAGATTCTGGAAAAGAAAGAAGCTCCGCAAAACAACCTGTATCAATATCAAAAAGGTCATCGCATCGGTTCTCGTAGCCAATTTGTTTTCTGGCGTTTCTATGATGAAAATACTCCGGCATTGTATGAACAGACATTCAACCGCCCGTTCCCGACACACGAAAATATTCTTCAAAATGGAGATGCGGTATATGTTGACTTGAACGGTGACCGGAAGATTGATGCGAACGATGCAAGTTATGACTATGGTTTTACGGATGATCCGGAATATATGGCAGGTCTTAACTTGGGATTTAGTTGGAAGAATCTGGAGGTAAGTACTCAATGGACAGGTGCATGGAATGTGAGCCGTATGATTTCAGATGTGTTCCGTCAGCCCTTCTATTCGACTTCAAATAGAGAGCAAGGAGGATTGTTGGCCTACCATCTAGATCATACATGGACACCGGAAAATCCTTCGCAATCTTCCGAATATCCGAGAGCTACGATTGAGAATTCGACGAATAACTATGCTACTTCTACACTTTATGAGAAAGATGCGAAGTATTTGCGTCTGAAAACGCTTCAAGTAGCATATAACTTCCATTTTCCGTTGATGAAAAAACTTGGGCTGAATACCTGTCAGTTGTCATTCGCTGGATATAATCTGTGGACAATTACTCCTTATTTATGGGGAGATCCGGAAGCAAGAGCTACCAATGCTCCTTCTTATCCATTGTCCAAGACTTATACATTGAGTTTGAAATTAGGATTCTAA